Genomic segment of Candidatus Schekmanbacteria bacterium:
CCCACTTCAAGGGCGGCTTTGCCCTTCTTGATCAAAGTTTCAATAGTCTTCAAACTGCATGGTTTACCTGTGCGCGCACCGTCTAAATCAACAATATGAATAAGCTTCGCACCTGCTTCCTTGAAAGATTCAGCCACTTCGAAAGGGTCATTGGAATAAACCTTCTCCTTCGAAAAATCCCCTTGTATAAGGCGGACACACTTGCCATTCCTCAAATCTATTGCAGGAATTATCAGCATTTTTTTATCCATTTTCCAAAGTTTTCGAGTACCTTTAATCCTGCTCTTTGACTTTTCTCAGGATGAAACTGCGTTGCAACAATGTTATCCTTCCAAACACTCGATACAAACTCAACACCATAATCGGTCGTTGTCAACACAACTGATTCATCAGAGGGCTTGACATAGTAAGAGTGGACGAAATAAAAAAATTCTCCGTCTTTAATACCCTTTAGAATAGGAGATTTGCCTTTAATTTTTATGCGATTCCACCCCATATGGGGCACTTTAAGAGTTTCTCCTGTATCCTTATCCTTCATTTTCCTATCAAAGGCAATAACCTTTCCTTTGATAATATCAAAACCTTCTGTTAAGCCA
This window contains:
- the hisH gene encoding imidazole glycerol phosphate synthase subunit HisH, which produces MIAVVDYGMGNLRSVQKALEYVGLDACLTSDSSVIKTADALVLPGVGAFRDCMDNLKRLELEESIRFFIKTGKPFLGICLGLQVLFSTSEEFGLTEGFDIIKGKVIAFDRKMKDKDTGETLKVPHMGWNRIKIKGKSPILKGIKDGEFFYFVHSYYVKPSDESVVLTTTDYGVEFVSSVWKDNIVATQFHPEKSQRAGLKVLENFGKWIKKC